The proteins below come from a single Drosophila teissieri strain GT53w chromosome 3L, Prin_Dtei_1.1, whole genome shotgun sequence genomic window:
- the LOC122618439 gene encoding 2-oxoglutarate dehydrogenase, mitochondrial isoform X2 gives MNQCRLRSLVRIRRSLALGLRGTDHHILARQALRTIQTTAQGCGFHDLDSFANGCSAAYIEGLYNKWKRNPKSVDESWNELFSGNDRTTAKRRPLPASHHRKYRRPPVERTAMKARSGARTASGGASAAPAAPPSDWKNIDDHHVIQAIIRAYQSRGHLAADLDPLGIVGPKKVTSVDGTQRHAAREVLRQHYSYIFNDLNAMFKLPSSTMIGGDQQFLTLKEILDRLERIYCGHIGVEYMQITSLTKTNWIRDRFEKPGGLDLTKEEKKLLLERLTRSTGFENFLAKKFSSEKRFGLEGCDIMIPCIKEVVDRATKQGVESILIGMAHRGRLNVLANICRKPIADILSQFHGLKATDSGSGDVKYHLGVFQERLNRQTNRMVRITVVANPSHLEHVNPVLLGKARAEMFQRGDTCGSKVMPIIIHGDASFSGQGVVYESMHLSDLPSYTTYGTIHIVSNNQVGFTTDPRFSRSSRYCTDVAKVVNAPILHVNADDPEACVQCARIVTDYRTRFRKDVVIDIVGYRRNGHNEADEPMFTQPLMYQRIRKLKPCLQLYADKLIKEGVVTDSEFKAMVSNYEKICEDAWTKSKAVKSIKYSSWIDSPWPGFFEGRDRLKLCPTGVSTDTLKTIGDMFSSPPPPEHKFEAHKGILRILAQRTQMVQDKVADWSLGEAFAFGSLLKEGIHVRLSGQDVERGTFSHRHHVLHHQAEDKVVYNSLDHLYPDQAPYSVCNSSLSECAVLGFEHGYSMASPHALVIWEGQFGDFCNTAQCIIDTFIASGETKWVRQSGVVMLLPHSMEGMGPEHSSGRMERFLQMSDDDPDVYPDTCDADFVARQLMSVNWIVTNLSTPANLFHCLRRQVNMGFRKPLINFSPKSLLRHPLARSPFKDFNECSSFQRLIPDKGPAGKKPEGVKKLVFCSGKVYYDLFKERDDHQQVETVALVRVEQLCPFPYDLISQQLELYPKAELLWAQEEHKNNGGWFYVQPRFDTALLKNEKESRCISYRGRPPSSSPATGNKVQHYSEYKALIKSVFGELTPENKKRLEEQIKKQQAKAKADAQSKPSTKPPSTPPKGGSSPPAPTGPQPRKPLISMPSRPPRGGKQRSGSAPAPDVVDEASAARNTEPDSLAHDGASPSAWKRSGSAPAPSLAPRASASRSPSKAQTYRNPLSPAHDGVAPSTRQKSSSKKRLGSAPAPTPSSHGSFRNAPSNPEFIKRRPAKDSGSRSKTQRNPEESELDPTKPEH, from the exons ATGAACCAATGTCGGCTAAGGAGCCTTGTGCGGATCAGAAGGAGCTTGGCGCTGGGTCTGCGAGGAACTGACCACCACATCCTCGCCCGTCAAGCCCTCCGCACCATTCAAACGACCGCACAGGGGTGTGGTTTCCACGATCTGGACTCCTTCGCCAATGGATGCAGTGCAGCCTACATCGAAGGTCTCTATAACAAGTGGAAGCGCAATCCCAAGTCCGTGGATGAG TCCTGGAACGAGCTCTTCAGCGGCAATGATCGGACCACCGCCAAGAGACGTCCCCTTCCGGCATCGCACCACCGGAAGTACAGACGTCCTCCGGTTGAAAGGACAGCGATGAAGGCGCGTTCGGGCGCGAGGACGGCTTCTGGCGGTGcatctgcagctccagctgcgcCACCCAGTGACTGGAAGAACATTGATGACCACCACGTGATTCAGGCCATCATCCGTGCCTATCAATCGCGCGGTCATTTGGCCGCCGATCTGGATCCCTTGGGTATTGTTGGTCCTAAAAAGGTAACGTCGGTGGATGGAACCCAGCGGCATGCTGCCAGGGAGGTGCTTCGGCAGCATTACTCCTATATATTTA ATGATCTCAATGCCATGTTCAAGTTGCCCTCATCCACAATGATAGGCGGTGATCAGCAGTTCCTCACACTAAA AGAGATCCTGGATCGCTTGGAGCGCATCTACTGCGGCCACATCGGAGTGGAGTACATGCAGATCACGTCGTTGACGAAGACCAACTGGATACGCGACCGTTTCGAGAAGCCTGGTGGGCTGGACCTGACCAAGGAGGAAAAGAAGCTCCTGCTTGAGCGCCTCACTCGCTCGACGGGATTCGAAAACTTCCTGGCGAAGAAGTTTTCGTCGGAGAAGCGTTTCGGACTGGAGGGCTGCGACATTATGATACCCTGTATAAAGGAGGTGGTTGACCGGGCTACGAAGCAGGGCGTGGAGTCAATCTTAATTGGAATGGCACATCGAGGACGCCTCAATGTCCTGGCCAACATCTGCCGCAAGCCCATTGCAGACATCCTGTCTCAGTTCCACGGCCTGAAGGCCACCGACTCCGGATCCGGGGACGTTAAGTACCATCTGGGGGTGTTTCAAGAGCGACTCAACCGACAGACAAACCGTATGGTGCGCATCACCGTGGTGGCGAATCCCTCGCACTTGGAGCACGTCAACCCGGTGCTCCTAGGTAAAGCCCGGGCGGAGATGTTCCAGCGCGGAGACACGTGTGGCAGCAAGGTGATGCCCATCATCATCCATGGAGATGCCTCCTTCTCCGGGCAGGGCGTGGTCTACGAATCGATGCACCTCTCCGACCTGCCCAGCTACACCACTTACGGCACCATTCACATCGTCTCCAACAACCAGGTGGGCTTCACGACAGATCCGCGTTTCTCCCGCTCCTCGCGCTATTGCACGGACGTTGCCAAAGTGGTGAATGCTCCGATACTGCACGTGAACGCCGACGATCCGGAGGCTTGCGTCCAGTGCGCTCGCATTGTCACCGACTACCGGACACGGTTTAGGAAGGACGTGGTCATTGACATAGTTGGCTACCGCCGCAACGGGCACAACGAGGCGGATGAACCCATGTTCACCCAGCCGCTGATGTACCAGCGCATACGGAAACTGAAGCCATGCCTCCAGCTCTACGCGGATAAGTTGATCAAGGAGGGCGTCGTCACGGACAGCGAGTTCAAGGCAATGGTGTCCAACTACGAGAAAATCTGCGAGGACGCTTGGACCAAGTCCAAGGCCGTCAAGAGCATAAAG TACTCCTCCTGGATCGACTCTCCCTGGCCGGGATTCTTCGAGGGCCGCGATCGACTGAAACTGTGCCCCACTGGCGTCAGCACGGACACCCTGAAGACGATTGGCGACATGTTCTCGAGTCCTCCGCCGCCGGAGCACAAGTTTGAGGCGCACAA GGGCATCCTCCGCATACTCGCCCAGCGCACGCAGATGGTGCAGGACAAAGTGGCCGACTGGTCGCTGGGCGAGGCCTTCGCCTTCGGCTCGCTCCTTAAGGAGGGCATCCATGTTCGACTATCCGGCCAGGATGTGGAGCGCGGCACCTTTTCGCACCGGCACCACGTCCTGCACCACCAGGCGGAAGACAAGGTGGTGTACAACTCACTGGATCACCTCTATCCCGACCAGGCGCCCTACTCCGTTTGCAACAGCTCCCTGTCAGAGTGTGCGGTCCTTGGTTTCGAGCACGGCTACTCCATGGCCAGTCCCCATGCACTGGTCATTTGGGAAGGCCAGTTTGGGGACTTCTGCAACACGGCGCAGTGCATCATCGACACGTTCATAGCCAGCGGCGAGACCAAGTGGGTGCGCCAGTCCGGAGTCGTCATGTTGCTGCCACACAGCATGGAGGGCATGGGTCCGGAGCACTCTTCCGGCCGGATGGAGCGCTTCCTGCAGATGAGCGACGACGATCCGGACGTGTATCCAGACACCTGCGACGCCGACTTTGTGGCTCGCCAGCTGATGAGCGTCAACTGGATTGTGACGAACCTCTCCACACCCGCAAATCTGTTCCACTGCCTGCGCCGACAGGTGAATATGGGCTTCCGAAAGCCGCTGATTAACTTCTCGCCCAAGTCACTGCTCCGCCATCCGCTGGCACGAAGTCCCTTCAAGGATTTCAATGAGTGCAGCTCCTTCCAGCGCCTCATCCCCGACAAAGGACCCGCTGGCAAAAAGCCCGAGGGCGTCAAGAAGCTGGTCTTCTGTTCGGGAAAGGTCTACTACGATCTCTTCAAGGAGCGCGACGATCACCAGCAGGTGGAGACGGTGGCCCTGGTGAGGGTGGAACAG CTCTGTCCCTTCCCCTACGACCTGATcagccagcagctggagctgtATCCCAAGGCGGAGTTGCTGTGGGCCCAGGAGGAGCACAAGAACAATGGCGGCTGGTTCTACGTGCAGCCACGTTTCGACACGGCGCTCCTCAAGAACGAAAAAGAATC CCGCTGCATCTCCTACCGCGGACGACCGCCCAGCTCGTCGCCAGCGACGGGCAACAAGGTGCAGCACTACTCCGAGTACAAGGCCCTGATCAAGAGCGTCTTTGGAGAGCTGACCCCGGAGAACAAGAAGCGTCTCGAGGAGCAGATCAAAAAGCAGCAAGCTAAGGCCAAGGCGGATGCCCAATCGAAACCCAGTACTAAGCCACCATCAACTCCACCGAAGGGCGGCTCTTCGCCACCAG CTCCTACAGGTCCACAACCCCGTAAGCCATTGATTAGTATGCCAAGTAGACCTCCAAGGGGGGGTAAGCAGAGATCCGGTTCGGCTCCAGCTCCTGATGTGGTTGATGAAGCTTCAGCTGCTCGAAATACGGAACCAGATTCTCTTGCACACGATGGCGCGTCACCGTCAGCCTGGAAGAGGTCGGGCTCGGCTCCAGCACCGAGCTTAGCTCCCAGGGCATCAGCCTCTCGGAGTCCATCGAAGGCACAGACTTATAGGAACCCACTATCACCTGCTCACGACGGAGTTGCGCCATCCACCAGGCAAAAATCATCAAGCAAGAAGAGGTTGGGGTCGGCTCCAGCTCCGACGCCATCTTCTCATGGATCATTCAGGAATGCGCCCTCCAATCCAGAGTTCATAAAGCGCAGACCAGCAAAAGATTCCGGAAGTAGAAGTAAAACACAAAGAAATCCCGAGGAGTCGGAGTTGGACCCAACAAAACCAGAGCACTAG
- the LOC122618444 gene encoding TOX high mobility group box family member 4, which translates to MNQFHTPSFGDEVFELTDTPAESQSPSEASRRMLSLDQSMLNDDDEEHCDTYASGGGQNLLGQPEQQQNQAMAQAPSKPLAPFALFFRDTVTAIKQQNPSCSLEQMQVIVQTMWESLDETQKNVYALRHEQEKREYVRLMRGYRHQLSESEATLEADAPPSVAPNQPDIQPPPLVTTKLEPVEDLPQPLDVQQPPPDQIQLLTEAARVQKCTREQCNKPAIINPDWEDEYCSNECVVIHCRNVFNHWVISMNS; encoded by the exons ATGAATCAGTTCCACACTCCCTCATTCGGCGACGAGGTGTTTGAGCTGACCGACACGCCGGCGGAGAGCCAGAGCCCCAGCGAAGCC TCGCGGAGAATGCTTAGCCTGGATCAATCCATGTTGaacgacgatgacgaggagCATTGCGACACATATGCCAGCGGCGGCGGGCAGAACTTGCTGGGTCAGCCGGAGCAACAGCAGAACCAGGCCATGGCACAGGCGCCATCCAAACCCCTGGCGCCCTTTGCTCTGTTCTTTCGGGACACCGTAACGGCCATCAAGCAGCAGAATCCGTCCTGCTCGTTGGAGCAAATGCAAGTGATTGTGCAAACCATGTGGGAGTCCCTGGACGAGACGCAGAAGAACGTCTATGCCCTACGGCACGAGCAGGAGAAGCGCGAGTATGTGCGTCTCATGAGGGGCTATCGCCACCAGCTGTCCGAGTCAGAGGCCACGTTGGAGGCAGATGCCCCACCATCTGTGGCTCCCAATCAGCCCGACATCCAGCCACCTCCTCTAGTCACAACCAAATTGGAGCCTGTCGAGGATCTGCCACAGCCGTTGGATGTCCAGCAGCCGCCGCCCGATCAGATACAGCTGCTCACCGAAGCGGCAAGGGTGCAGAAGTGCACCCGGGAGCAGTGCAATAAGCCGGCCATCATAAATCCGGACTGGGAGGACGAGTACTGCAGCAACGAGTGTGTGGTCATCCACTGCCGGAATGTGTTCAACCACTGGGTAATCTCCATGAACTCATAG
- the LOC122618441 gene encoding uncharacterized protein LOC122618441 — protein MISVKRMPWSNVRIFLKLASQRCQLLSVGAKQEASAGHRSGSFESDVLASTSNARHLECLFANWIRDNSSVNGTWQNFFKGMVKEQIDSQQSPSPDGNQKAGGDDLPSIGTTSPTESAIVAPVLGRRTAVSNSALESPLDTSEGDSNSCVAQSQKQDIGVLSHSTDIRSSGIYDKEKVLTLHKKGFSTNGSKFGSKAHGSVLTGIKVAHNISNNLTRKMSQKKTPENPEKPNKDKEILTGSRRTGNSRNNFQKKFGSFETFMKFWKHAHAVDKYKRNNGPVMVVKKRSKANAKPSNVMYFKNYYENGASRRKKKLNKTKSNKEEKTPSKTDKDSPNKKPGAWETIETSNKSAQNPQSDPETKHVSKHRGDTYKTLEELINDIDATALNENLTETIETEKTKEVSKTPKLLKNTPKKKPTDFRTALRVFKPEEKGIPISNVKPSSNFKPKPFSKSKKTKLNKPKAEKFIPLRVFNGPKVDEDKSWIYWDELAVQSLRKPSQDTKTSTLKPKPLKPKK, from the exons ATGATCAGTGTGAAAAGAATGCCGTGGAGCAATGTTCGCATATTTCTGAAGCTCGCCTCCCAGCGATGCCAGCTCCTAAGTGTGGGCGCCAAACAGGAGGCATCTGCTGGACACCGATCGGGATCCTTTGAATCGGACGTCCTGGCGAGTACTTCGAATGCCAGGCACTTGGAGTGCCTGTTCGCCAATTGGATAAGGGACAATAGCTCGGTCAATGGA ACCTGGCAGAATTTCTTTAAGGGAATGGTTAAGGAACAAATAGATTCGCAACAGTCTCCCAGTCCTGACGGGAACCAAAAAGCTGGAGGAGATGATCTTCCCTCG ATAGGAACCACTTCGCCAACAGAGTCAGCGATTGTGGCTCCAGTTCTGGGAAGGAGAACAGCAGTCTCCAATTCGGCACTGGAGAGTCCTTTGGACACTTCGGAAGGGGACTCCAACAGTTGCGTGGCTCAGTCTCAAAAGCAGGACATCGGAGTGCTTTCACACTCAACGGATATCAGATCTTCTGGCATATACGACAAAGAAAAAGTGCTAACATTACACAAAAAAGGCTTTTCGACAAACGGATCAAAATTTGGCAGTAAAGCTCATGGTTCGGTTTTAACCGGGATTAAAGTGGCACACAACATTTCCAACAACTTGACACGAAAAATGTCGCAGAAAAAGACTCCAGAGAATccagaaaaaccaaataagGATAAAGAAATCCTGACGGGTTCCCGAAGAACCGGAAACTCACGCAACAACTTTCAAAAGAAATTTGGCTCGTTCGAAacttttatgaaattttgGAAACACGCACATGCAGTGGATAAGTATAAGCGCAATAATGGCCCTGTAATGGTTGTGAAAAAGCGTTCTAAGGCTAATGCAAAGCCATCGAACGTAATGtactttaaaaattattacgAAAACGGTGCCAGCcgaagaaagaaaaagttgaataaaaccaaaagcaatAAAGAAGAGAAAACGCCTTCAAAAACGGATAAAGATAGCCCCAATAAGAAACCCGGGGCTTGGGAAACCATAGAAACCTCCAATAAATCAGCTCAGAACCCCCAATCAGATCCGGAAACCAAGCATGTTTCAAAACACAGAGGCGATACATATAAGACCCTTGAAGAACTGATCAACGATATCGATGCCACCGCCTTAAATGAGAACTTGACCGAAACGATTGAGACGGAGAAAACCAAGGAAGTCAGTAAAACACCCAAACTGTTAAAAAACACTCCTAAAAAGAAGCCAACTGATTTCAGAACGGCACTAAGGGTTTTTAAGCCCGAAGAGAAGGGTATCCCAATTTCAAATGTTAAGCCGAGCTCGAATTTCAAACCCAAGCCTTTTTCCAAGTCGAAGAAAACGAAACTAAATAAACCGAAAGCTGAAAAATTCATTCCTTTGAGGGTTTTCAATGGCCCAAaggtagatgaagataaatcGTGGATATATTGGGATGAGTTAGCAGTGCAAAGTCTGCGAAAACCAAGTCAAGATACAAAGACTAGCACTTTAAAGCCGAAGCCTCTGAAACCCAAGAAATAA
- the LOC122618439 gene encoding 2-oxoglutarate dehydrogenase, mitochondrial isoform X1: MNQCRLRSLVRIRRSLALGLRGTDHHILARQALRTIQTTAQGCGFHDLDSFANGCSAAYIEGLYNKWKRNPKSVDESWNELFSGNDRTTAKRRPLPASHHRKYRRPPVERTAMKARSGARTASGGASAAPAAPPSDWKNIDDHHVIQAIIRAYQSRGHLAADLDPLGIVGPKKVTSVDGTQRHAAREVLRQHYSYIFNDLNAMFKLPSSTMIGGDQQFLTLKEILDRLERIYCGHIGVEYMQITSLTKTNWIRDRFEKPGGLDLTKEEKKLLLERLTRSTGFENFLAKKFSSEKRFGLEGCDIMIPCIKEVVDRATKQGVESILIGMAHRGRLNVLANICRKPIADILSQFHGLKATDSGSGDVKYHLGVFQERLNRQTNRMVRITVVANPSHLEHVNPVLLGKARAEMFQRGDTCGSKVMPIIIHGDASFSGQGVVYESMHLSDLPSYTTYGTIHIVSNNQVGFTTDPRFSRSSRYCTDVAKVVNAPILHVNADDPEACVQCARIVTDYRTRFRKDVVIDIVGYRRNGHNEADEPMFTQPLMYQRIRKLKPCLQLYADKLIKEGVVTDSEFKAMVSNYEKICEDAWTKSKAVKSIKYSSWIDSPWPGFFEGRDRLKLCPTGVSTDTLKTIGDMFSSPPPPEHKFEAHKGILRILAQRTQMVQDKVADWSLGEAFAFGSLLKEGIHVRLSGQDVERGTFSHRHHVLHHQAEDKVVYNSLDHLYPDQAPYSVCNSSLSECAVLGFEHGYSMASPHALVIWEGQFGDFCNTAQCIIDTFIASGETKWVRQSGVVMLLPHSMEGMGPEHSSGRMERFLQMSDDDPDVYPDTCDADFVARQLMSVNWIVTNLSTPANLFHCLRRQVNMGFRKPLINFSPKSLLRHPLARSPFKDFNECSSFQRLIPDKGPAGKKPEGVKKLVFCSGKVYYDLFKERDDHQQVETVALVRVEQLCPFPYDLISQQLELYPKAELLWAQEEHKNNGGWFYVQPRFDTALLKNEKESRCISYRGRPPSSSPATGNKVQHYSEYKALIKSVFGELTPENKKRLEEQIKKQQAKAKADAQSKPSTKPPSTPPKGGSSPPGKGGSGGKKRSDSSASASTAPTGPQPRKPLISMPSRPPRGGKQRSGSAPAPDVVDEASAARNTEPDSLAHDGASPSAWKRSGSAPAPSLAPRASASRSPSKAQTYRNPLSPAHDGVAPSTRQKSSSKKRLGSAPAPTPSSHGSFRNAPSNPEFIKRRPAKDSGSRSKTQRNPEESELDPTKPEH, from the exons ATGAACCAATGTCGGCTAAGGAGCCTTGTGCGGATCAGAAGGAGCTTGGCGCTGGGTCTGCGAGGAACTGACCACCACATCCTCGCCCGTCAAGCCCTCCGCACCATTCAAACGACCGCACAGGGGTGTGGTTTCCACGATCTGGACTCCTTCGCCAATGGATGCAGTGCAGCCTACATCGAAGGTCTCTATAACAAGTGGAAGCGCAATCCCAAGTCCGTGGATGAG TCCTGGAACGAGCTCTTCAGCGGCAATGATCGGACCACCGCCAAGAGACGTCCCCTTCCGGCATCGCACCACCGGAAGTACAGACGTCCTCCGGTTGAAAGGACAGCGATGAAGGCGCGTTCGGGCGCGAGGACGGCTTCTGGCGGTGcatctgcagctccagctgcgcCACCCAGTGACTGGAAGAACATTGATGACCACCACGTGATTCAGGCCATCATCCGTGCCTATCAATCGCGCGGTCATTTGGCCGCCGATCTGGATCCCTTGGGTATTGTTGGTCCTAAAAAGGTAACGTCGGTGGATGGAACCCAGCGGCATGCTGCCAGGGAGGTGCTTCGGCAGCATTACTCCTATATATTTA ATGATCTCAATGCCATGTTCAAGTTGCCCTCATCCACAATGATAGGCGGTGATCAGCAGTTCCTCACACTAAA AGAGATCCTGGATCGCTTGGAGCGCATCTACTGCGGCCACATCGGAGTGGAGTACATGCAGATCACGTCGTTGACGAAGACCAACTGGATACGCGACCGTTTCGAGAAGCCTGGTGGGCTGGACCTGACCAAGGAGGAAAAGAAGCTCCTGCTTGAGCGCCTCACTCGCTCGACGGGATTCGAAAACTTCCTGGCGAAGAAGTTTTCGTCGGAGAAGCGTTTCGGACTGGAGGGCTGCGACATTATGATACCCTGTATAAAGGAGGTGGTTGACCGGGCTACGAAGCAGGGCGTGGAGTCAATCTTAATTGGAATGGCACATCGAGGACGCCTCAATGTCCTGGCCAACATCTGCCGCAAGCCCATTGCAGACATCCTGTCTCAGTTCCACGGCCTGAAGGCCACCGACTCCGGATCCGGGGACGTTAAGTACCATCTGGGGGTGTTTCAAGAGCGACTCAACCGACAGACAAACCGTATGGTGCGCATCACCGTGGTGGCGAATCCCTCGCACTTGGAGCACGTCAACCCGGTGCTCCTAGGTAAAGCCCGGGCGGAGATGTTCCAGCGCGGAGACACGTGTGGCAGCAAGGTGATGCCCATCATCATCCATGGAGATGCCTCCTTCTCCGGGCAGGGCGTGGTCTACGAATCGATGCACCTCTCCGACCTGCCCAGCTACACCACTTACGGCACCATTCACATCGTCTCCAACAACCAGGTGGGCTTCACGACAGATCCGCGTTTCTCCCGCTCCTCGCGCTATTGCACGGACGTTGCCAAAGTGGTGAATGCTCCGATACTGCACGTGAACGCCGACGATCCGGAGGCTTGCGTCCAGTGCGCTCGCATTGTCACCGACTACCGGACACGGTTTAGGAAGGACGTGGTCATTGACATAGTTGGCTACCGCCGCAACGGGCACAACGAGGCGGATGAACCCATGTTCACCCAGCCGCTGATGTACCAGCGCATACGGAAACTGAAGCCATGCCTCCAGCTCTACGCGGATAAGTTGATCAAGGAGGGCGTCGTCACGGACAGCGAGTTCAAGGCAATGGTGTCCAACTACGAGAAAATCTGCGAGGACGCTTGGACCAAGTCCAAGGCCGTCAAGAGCATAAAG TACTCCTCCTGGATCGACTCTCCCTGGCCGGGATTCTTCGAGGGCCGCGATCGACTGAAACTGTGCCCCACTGGCGTCAGCACGGACACCCTGAAGACGATTGGCGACATGTTCTCGAGTCCTCCGCCGCCGGAGCACAAGTTTGAGGCGCACAA GGGCATCCTCCGCATACTCGCCCAGCGCACGCAGATGGTGCAGGACAAAGTGGCCGACTGGTCGCTGGGCGAGGCCTTCGCCTTCGGCTCGCTCCTTAAGGAGGGCATCCATGTTCGACTATCCGGCCAGGATGTGGAGCGCGGCACCTTTTCGCACCGGCACCACGTCCTGCACCACCAGGCGGAAGACAAGGTGGTGTACAACTCACTGGATCACCTCTATCCCGACCAGGCGCCCTACTCCGTTTGCAACAGCTCCCTGTCAGAGTGTGCGGTCCTTGGTTTCGAGCACGGCTACTCCATGGCCAGTCCCCATGCACTGGTCATTTGGGAAGGCCAGTTTGGGGACTTCTGCAACACGGCGCAGTGCATCATCGACACGTTCATAGCCAGCGGCGAGACCAAGTGGGTGCGCCAGTCCGGAGTCGTCATGTTGCTGCCACACAGCATGGAGGGCATGGGTCCGGAGCACTCTTCCGGCCGGATGGAGCGCTTCCTGCAGATGAGCGACGACGATCCGGACGTGTATCCAGACACCTGCGACGCCGACTTTGTGGCTCGCCAGCTGATGAGCGTCAACTGGATTGTGACGAACCTCTCCACACCCGCAAATCTGTTCCACTGCCTGCGCCGACAGGTGAATATGGGCTTCCGAAAGCCGCTGATTAACTTCTCGCCCAAGTCACTGCTCCGCCATCCGCTGGCACGAAGTCCCTTCAAGGATTTCAATGAGTGCAGCTCCTTCCAGCGCCTCATCCCCGACAAAGGACCCGCTGGCAAAAAGCCCGAGGGCGTCAAGAAGCTGGTCTTCTGTTCGGGAAAGGTCTACTACGATCTCTTCAAGGAGCGCGACGATCACCAGCAGGTGGAGACGGTGGCCCTGGTGAGGGTGGAACAG CTCTGTCCCTTCCCCTACGACCTGATcagccagcagctggagctgtATCCCAAGGCGGAGTTGCTGTGGGCCCAGGAGGAGCACAAGAACAATGGCGGCTGGTTCTACGTGCAGCCACGTTTCGACACGGCGCTCCTCAAGAACGAAAAAGAATC CCGCTGCATCTCCTACCGCGGACGACCGCCCAGCTCGTCGCCAGCGACGGGCAACAAGGTGCAGCACTACTCCGAGTACAAGGCCCTGATCAAGAGCGTCTTTGGAGAGCTGACCCCGGAGAACAAGAAGCGTCTCGAGGAGCAGATCAAAAAGCAGCAAGCTAAGGCCAAGGCGGATGCCCAATCGAAACCCAGTACTAAGCCACCATCAACTCCACCGAAGGGCGGCTCTTCGCCACCAGGTAAGGGCGGATCTGGAGGAAAAAAGAGATCCGATTCGTCTGCATCTGCGTCCACAGCTCCTACAGGTCCACAACCCCGTAAGCCATTGATTAGTATGCCAAGTAGACCTCCAAGGGGGGGTAAGCAGAGATCCGGTTCGGCTCCAGCTCCTGATGTGGTTGATGAAGCTTCAGCTGCTCGAAATACGGAACCAGATTCTCTTGCACACGATGGCGCGTCACCGTCAGCCTGGAAGAGGTCGGGCTCGGCTCCAGCACCGAGCTTAGCTCCCAGGGCATCAGCCTCTCGGAGTCCATCGAAGGCACAGACTTATAGGAACCCACTATCACCTGCTCACGACGGAGTTGCGCCATCCACCAGGCAAAAATCATCAAGCAAGAAGAGGTTGGGGTCGGCTCCAGCTCCGACGCCATCTTCTCATGGATCATTCAGGAATGCGCCCTCCAATCCAGAGTTCATAAAGCGCAGACCAGCAAAAGATTCCGGAAGTAGAAGTAAAACACAAAGAAATCCCGAGGAGTCGGAGTTGGACCCAACAAAACCAGAGCACTAG